A region of Loxodonta africana isolate mLoxAfr1 unplaced genomic scaffold, mLoxAfr1.hap2 scaffold_55, whole genome shotgun sequence DNA encodes the following proteins:
- the LOC135229822 gene encoding olfactory receptor 4C15-like, with protein sequence MQNQSFVTEFILLGLSWNPSVQKIEFVVFLFSYMATVGGNLLVVVTIVSSPTVLGSPMYFFLAFLSFLDACYSSAFAPKMIVDSLYEKKTISFKGYTTQVFADHFFAGVEVTVLTAMAYDRYVAICKPLHYPSIMNWRLCGILMGVAWTGGFLHSLTQIVFTFQLPFCGPNVIDRFLCDLNPLLKLACTDTHILSLLVVANSGFICIIIFSLLLISYCVILLSLRTHSSEGRLKALSTCGSHIAVVVLFFVPCIIIYARPPSAFSFDKVVAIVYTFVSPLLNPLIYTFRNKEVKNTMRKLWTRWVVVSDEK encoded by the coding sequence ATGCAAAACCAAAGCTTTGTAACTGAGTTCATCCTCTTGGGTCTTTCATGGAATCCAAGTGTTCAAAAAATAgaatttgttgtatttttgttctCTTACATGGCCACTGTTGGGGGCAATTTGCTAGTTGTGGTGACCATTGTCAGCAGCCCGACAGTCCTGGgctcccccatgtacttctttctggcGTTCCTGTCCTTCCTGGATGCCTGCTATTCCTCTGCATTTGCGCCAAAGATGATTGTGGACTCCCTCTATGAGAAGAAAACCATCTCCTTCAAGGGCTATACGACCCAGGTCTTTGCTGACCACTTCTTTGCTGGAGTGGAGGTGACTGTCCTGAccgccatggcctatgaccgctatgtggccatttgcaagccaTTGCACTACCCCTCTATCATGAACTGGAGGCTCTGTGGTATCCTGATGGGGGTAGCCTGGACAGGGGGCTTCTTGCATTCTTTGACACAAATTGTCTTTACTTTCCAgctgcccttctgtggccccaatgttaTTGATCGCTTCCTATGTGATTTGAACCCATTATTGAAGCTTGCCTGCACTGACACTCACATCCTTAGCCTTTTGGTGGTTGCCAATAGTGGGTTTATCTGCATCATAATCTTCTCCTTGTTGCTCATCTCCTATTGTGTCATCTTGCTCTCACTACGAACTCATAGCTCTGAAGGACGGCTGAAAGCTCTCTCCACCTGTGGATCTCACATTGCtgtggtggttttgttttttgtcccaTGCATAATTATCTATGCCCGACCTCCATCTGCTTTCTCCTTCGACAAGGTGGTGGCCATAGTTTACACCTTCGTAAGTCCCTTGCTCAACCCTTTGATTTATACTTTCAGGAATAAGGAAGTGAAAAATACCATGAGGAAATTGTGgaccagatgggtggtggtttctgatgaaaaataa